From the Leptolyngbya sp. O-77 genome, one window contains:
- a CDS encoding DUF2854 domain-containing protein produces the protein MLGRISLGTVGLVVGGLLTVVGFIAYFSSSATLNLVGFFYGIPLLLGGLALKISELPPVPYSQPPSAAALALRDQQATETQHQIRKDVTRYRYGQSAHLDSSLESLGLEPTDDERPVLVALREEDRDGAYALVLEFESEYISLEKWNSKREKIERFFGPGLRVEISQPGEDYIDVALISTGAAQA, from the coding sequence ATGCTTGGACGTATTTCGCTAGGGACGGTTGGACTGGTCGTGGGCGGTTTGCTCACCGTGGTAGGCTTCATTGCCTATTTCTCCAGCAGCGCCACGCTCAATCTAGTAGGGTTTTTCTACGGCATCCCCCTGCTGTTGGGCGGGCTGGCGCTGAAAATTTCCGAGTTGCCCCCAGTTCCATACTCTCAGCCGCCTTCGGCTGCTGCCTTGGCGCTGCGAGATCAGCAAGCAACCGAAACCCAGCATCAGATTCGCAAGGACGTGACTCGCTATCGCTACGGGCAGTCAGCGCATCTCGATAGTTCGCTAGAGAGTCTGGGGCTGGAGCCGACGGACGATGAGCGCCCGGTGCTGGTCGCCCTGCGGGAAGAAGATCGAGACGGAGCCTATGCACTCGTTCTGGAATTTGAGTCTGAATATATTTCGCTGGAAAAATGGAACAGCAAGCGGGAAAAGATTGAGCGATTTTTCGGTCCAGGGCTGCGCGTCGAGATCAGCCAGCCCGGTGAAGATTACATTGACGTAGCGCTAATTTCGACTGGAGCAGCCCAGGCTTAG
- a CDS encoding DUF2605 domain-containing protein — translation MSGSSTPEPDLLKTLLDPLLEDFQYWFERSQTLLESQPISFLSNEQQADLLARVLQAQQEVQTAQLLLRATDGKVGVEAAVMVPWHSLVTECWQVSSRFRLERIQSQDSEP, via the coding sequence ATGTCTGGTTCGAGTACACCGGAACCCGATTTGCTGAAAACCCTGTTAGATCCTTTGTTAGAAGACTTTCAGTATTGGTTTGAGCGATCGCAAACCCTGCTAGAATCCCAGCCCATTTCGTTTCTCAGCAATGAGCAACAGGCAGATTTATTAGCGCGAGTTTTGCAAGCTCAGCAAGAGGTGCAAACGGCCCAGTTGCTCCTTAGGGCAACAGACGGGAAGGTGGGTGTAGAGGCAGCCGTCATGGTTCCCTGGCACTCGCTGGTGACGGAGTGCTGGCAGGTTTCGAGTCGTTTTCGTCTGGAGCGGATTCAGTCGCAAGACTCAGAGCCTTGA
- a CDS encoding DUF2973 domain-containing protein encodes MLHLLYVVAFTILALLAVSNLIRSLMTLGIESQRAYAPPTQPYRSSRLQSASHPELLDNAGNLINEPYLVMRSISVEDAREQLDALYNASPSPAEKPQEEA; translated from the coding sequence ATGCTACATCTGCTTTATGTCGTTGCCTTTACGATCCTGGCGCTGCTGGCAGTCAGCAACTTGATCCGCAGCTTGATGACGCTGGGTATAGAGTCGCAGCGTGCTTATGCGCCCCCAACACAGCCCTATCGCTCCAGTCGCCTTCAGTCCGCCTCTCATCCAGAACTGCTGGACAACGCGGGAAACCTGATTAATGAGCCGTATCTGGTAATGCGATCAATCTCGGTCGAAGATGCTCGTGAACAGCTTGATGCGCTGTATAATGCATCGCCCAGTCCTGCCGAAAAGCCCCAGGAAGAGGCTTAA
- a CDS encoding peptidoglycan DD-metalloendopeptidase family protein, whose translation MAAISEEIRTSDRPLRYASLENLRQRRERLRSVLTSQQLQSAVEPSSLSKDDTTPSVRIQGSDQSGPLGAGEKQSVSPPSSNGLAASGYGERSLTAVLPAGGSVLYRVKPGDTLGAIALAYDVPQSVLVAANDLDNPHQLQVNQVLAVPSGSATLESSSNALSQPAGDVSLNPEQPVLLAHRVSAGETIEQIASAYGVSKDAVVEASGLQDPDVIQIGQVIAVPAESSELVSSARRQSSVVLPPADSRQVGEASTVFEPSDSVPTLATGSSVLFATEFVGVGGVAPARSEAVRSEVDRPGTTEVAAVVLPAQNPSRTYEHLHRLINDVATLRSSEPSEGSSLDNQTSKFAQDNQPSVVAALNLRSVGSAQDLGDRFVPSVPTVEPVLEARPGATQPEPEVVSELDAGEFAVKPGALDSSNPSASAEPELVAAAPASESAPAASSGQLVAVAPLGSESYEPLLEPLVGRMVSPELPALSQMDAFLPEGTSVSNGFIWPARGVLTSGFGWRWGRMHRGIDIAAPVGTPIVAAAAGVVEFSGWNSGGYGYMIDIRHADGTRTRYAHNSRLLVRVGDRVDQGQHIAAMGSTGFSTGPHVHFEIHVPNQGTVNPMSLLARR comes from the coding sequence GTGGCAGCTATTTCGGAGGAAATTCGCACCTCAGACCGTCCCCTTCGCTACGCCAGCCTCGAAAACCTCCGCCAGCGCCGAGAGCGTTTGCGTAGCGTGTTGACTAGCCAGCAATTGCAGTCCGCGGTGGAACCGTCTAGCTTGTCTAAGGATGACACCACTCCTTCTGTCCGTATTCAGGGCAGTGACCAAAGCGGCCCTCTAGGGGCAGGTGAAAAGCAATCGGTTTCGCCTCCTTCATCTAATGGACTAGCCGCTTCGGGTTATGGTGAGCGGAGTTTGACAGCGGTGCTGCCGGCTGGCGGTAGTGTCCTGTATCGCGTTAAGCCAGGGGATACCTTGGGGGCGATCGCCCTTGCCTACGACGTTCCTCAAAGCGTTTTGGTTGCAGCGAACGACTTAGACAATCCCCATCAACTGCAAGTTAACCAGGTTCTTGCAGTTCCATCTGGCTCTGCAACGCTTGAGAGTTCTTCCAATGCTCTGAGTCAGCCTGCTGGTGATGTTTCTCTTAATCCAGAGCAGCCTGTGTTGCTGGCTCATCGCGTTTCTGCTGGAGAAACTATTGAGCAAATTGCGAGCGCCTACGGCGTATCGAAAGATGCTGTTGTGGAAGCCAGCGGTCTGCAGGATCCGGATGTAATTCAGATTGGTCAGGTCATTGCAGTTCCTGCTGAGTCGTCCGAGCTAGTGTCATCGGCCCGTCGCCAGTCTTCGGTCGTGCTGCCCCCGGCTGATTCTCGTCAGGTTGGCGAGGCTTCTACGGTGTTTGAGCCGTCTGATTCAGTGCCCACGCTGGCTACTGGCAGTTCTGTTCTGTTTGCGACTGAGTTTGTTGGGGTCGGGGGTGTTGCTCCTGCCCGGAGCGAAGCGGTACGTTCTGAAGTTGACAGACCCGGAACAACTGAGGTGGCGGCGGTTGTCTTGCCTGCTCAAAACCCTAGCCGCACCTATGAGCATTTGCACCGACTGATCAACGATGTTGCGACTTTGCGGTCGTCAGAGCCTTCAGAAGGGTCGAGTTTGGACAATCAGACCAGCAAGTTCGCTCAAGATAATCAGCCCTCCGTGGTTGCAGCGCTCAACTTGAGAAGCGTTGGTTCGGCTCAAGACTTGGGCGATCGCTTTGTACCTTCTGTACCCACAGTTGAACCTGTTCTAGAGGCTCGCCCTGGAGCGACTCAGCCTGAACCTGAGGTTGTGTCTGAGTTAGATGCGGGAGAGTTTGCGGTAAAACCGGGGGCCTTAGATTCCTCTAATCCTTCTGCTAGTGCTGAGCCTGAGCTAGTGGCTGCTGCTCCTGCTAGCGAATCTGCTCCTGCTGCGAGCAGTGGACAACTTGTGGCAGTTGCCCCCCTCGGATCAGAGAGCTATGAGCCTCTTCTAGAGCCGCTGGTGGGTCGCATGGTTTCTCCTGAGCTACCTGCGCTCTCTCAGATGGATGCGTTTTTGCCAGAGGGGACTTCCGTTTCAAACGGTTTCATCTGGCCAGCGCGTGGAGTTCTGACCTCTGGATTTGGCTGGCGCTGGGGACGGATGCACCGGGGAATCGACATTGCAGCACCCGTTGGCACACCCATTGTGGCAGCGGCGGCTGGAGTCGTTGAGTTTTCCGGTTGGAACTCTGGTGGCTATGGCTACATGATTGACATTCGTCATGCGGATGGCACCCGCACTCGCTATGCCCACAATAGCCGTCTACTGGTGCGCGTTGGGGATCGAGTGGATCAAGGTCAGCATATCGCGGCGATGGGTAGCACGGGCTTTAGCACTGGGCCCCACGTCCACTTCGAGATCCATGTCCCGAACCAAGGTACGGTTAATCCGATGTCTCTCCTAGCGCGTCGATAG
- a CDS encoding tRNA (cytidine(34)-2'-O)-methyltransferase, which yields MPSVVLVNPQIPPNTGNIARTCAATCTPLHLSAPLGFEISDRYLKRAGLDYWKYVDFYYHPDLQTFQRSHAQQGGRWIGFSTSGLCSYTKFQYRDDDWLLFGCETTGLPADVLAACHTVVKIPMAQPGVRSLNLSVSAALGLFEARRQLGLLD from the coding sequence ATGCCCAGCGTTGTTCTCGTTAATCCCCAGATTCCCCCAAACACGGGCAATATTGCCCGCACCTGCGCCGCCACCTGTACACCGCTGCATCTGTCGGCCCCCTTGGGCTTTGAAATTAGCGATCGCTATCTCAAGCGGGCGGGGCTGGATTACTGGAAATACGTAGACTTCTACTATCATCCTGACCTGCAAACATTCCAGCGCTCCCATGCCCAGCAGGGAGGACGCTGGATCGGCTTCAGCACTTCAGGGTTATGTAGCTATACAAAGTTTCAGTATCGAGATGACGATTGGCTGTTGTTTGGCTGTGAAACGACAGGTCTACCGGCTGACGTGTTAGCTGCCTGCCACACGGTCGTCAAAATTCCGATGGCTCAACCCGGTGTACGCAGCCTCAATCTCTCAGTCAGCGCTGCTTTGGGGCTTTTCGAGGCGCGTCGTCAGCTTGGGCTTTTAGACTAG
- a CDS encoding serine hydrolase, whose product MKRRSGQGGTQPLGSVPPAAGSRSQSGDRSATNQTPRSGHTLVRSPRPISPRASYSAQPPLNLRNVLDHSERSAAAGNGRRSSERSNPPSLALIQPQPRSLSPNGNRSDSARRPERPVALAPRPVGRSRSTPRRSRAYPPAPTSPLLYATRLIILGVGIGAIVGTSLSVWNPTIRAQDTTAASLAASPTPALSPTPTPGFRGDIVPANPSSSIMKLRLGQPIAPLTTTLQSLVAQTGLSAGVFVVDLDTGDYVDLNGSTVYPAASTIKTPILVAFLQDVDRQRVRLDESLTLQTIDITDGSGEIQFMEVGSQLSALDTATKMITISDNTATNMVIHKLGGLTALNSRFRDWGMSHTVLNNLLADLQGTNTTSARDLSLLLTAVSQGDLLSLRSRDRLLDIMRSTVNNNLLAATLGPDAKIAHKTGNIDSLSGDSGIVDMPNGKRYVITALVQRAGDAGSAAQLIQQISQATYQYFAQPPAVAVPPNVPGSTANPATAPSSQDSSASDPAQQPTL is encoded by the coding sequence ATGAAACGGCGATCTGGGCAGGGTGGAACTCAGCCTCTGGGGTCTGTGCCGCCGGCCGCAGGTAGTCGATCGCAATCGGGCGATCGCTCGGCTACAAATCAGACTCCTCGTTCGGGACATACACTGGTGCGATCGCCCCGGCCCATCTCCCCCCGTGCCTCCTATTCGGCCCAGCCACCGCTGAACTTACGCAACGTCCTGGATCATTCAGAGCGATCAGCCGCTGCTGGCAACGGTCGCCGATCGTCTGAACGGTCGAATCCGCCATCTCTGGCGCTAATCCAACCCCAGCCTCGCTCACTTTCTCCGAATGGGAATCGGTCTGATTCGGCAAGACGACCTGAGCGTCCGGTGGCGCTGGCTCCCAGACCCGTGGGGCGATCGCGCTCGACTCCCCGCCGGAGCCGCGCCTACCCCCCAGCCCCCACTTCGCCACTGCTCTATGCGACTCGCCTGATCATTCTGGGCGTGGGGATTGGGGCAATCGTGGGCACCAGCCTCTCTGTCTGGAATCCGACAATCCGGGCCCAAGACACCACAGCCGCCAGCCTGGCCGCCAGTCCTACCCCCGCCCTCAGCCCCACGCCGACTCCTGGCTTTCGCGGTGATATTGTGCCTGCCAATCCGTCTTCTTCGATTATGAAGCTGCGTCTCGGGCAGCCGATTGCGCCACTAACGACCACACTACAGTCGCTTGTAGCTCAGACCGGGCTATCGGCTGGCGTGTTTGTGGTGGATTTGGACACGGGTGACTATGTGGACTTGAACGGCAGCACGGTGTATCCAGCCGCTAGCACGATCAAAACTCCCATTCTGGTTGCCTTTTTGCAAGATGTCGATCGGCAGCGGGTGCGACTGGATGAGTCTCTGACCTTGCAAACGATTGATATCACAGACGGCTCCGGTGAAATTCAGTTTATGGAAGTGGGCAGCCAGCTTAGCGCCCTGGATACCGCGACCAAAATGATCACCATTAGCGACAATACGGCCACAAACATGGTGATTCACAAGCTGGGCGGACTGACCGCACTCAATAGCCGATTTCGCGATTGGGGCATGAGCCACACCGTACTAAATAATCTCCTGGCAGATTTGCAAGGCACGAACACCACCAGCGCCCGCGATTTGTCGCTGCTGCTAACAGCCGTGAGTCAGGGAGATTTGCTGTCGCTGCGATCGCGCGATCGCCTGCTCGACATCATGCGCTCCACGGTAAACAACAACCTCTTGGCGGCAACTCTCGGGCCGGACGCAAAAATCGCCCACAAAACTGGCAACATCGACAGTCTTTCGGGCGATAGCGGGATTGTAGATATGCCCAACGGCAAGCGCTACGTGATTACCGCCTTGGTACAGCGGGCGGGCGATGCTGGATCGGCGGCACAGCTCATCCAGCAAATTTCTCAGGCAACCTATCAATACTTTGCTCAGCCCCCTGCCGTGGCTGTCCCGCCCAATGTGCCGGGTTCTACGGCTAATCCCGCTACCGCGCCTTCGAGCCAGGATTCTAGCGCCTCTGATCCAGCACAGCAGCCAACTCTTTAG
- a CDS encoding RMD1 family protein produces MQKLLFPDKDAVKGRAIFLGERLDLRTLEATTPLGRQPLAIAAGSDGCVVLFKYGAVVLFGLDPIEEATFLNNLKPLVQEPFNKPETEEATLRIEPSRAGQVENGIISLQEFSVESLQVVADVLAKSVVLAHYELSTASVFDQIEPFAAGLQRTTKNERWGKELLRQLGRTLSIQHKIVGRVEIIDKPDLLWEAPELERLYARLENEYEIRDRHQALERKLGLISSTAETVLDLLQHNSGLRVEWYVVVLIVVEILLSFYDIFVKV; encoded by the coding sequence ATGCAAAAATTACTATTTCCTGACAAAGACGCAGTTAAAGGACGCGCAATTTTTCTTGGAGAGCGCCTCGACTTGCGGACGCTAGAAGCGACCACACCCCTCGGACGGCAACCCTTGGCGATCGCCGCTGGAAGCGATGGCTGCGTGGTTCTCTTTAAATACGGCGCAGTGGTGCTATTTGGGCTAGACCCAATCGAAGAAGCCACGTTTTTAAATAACTTGAAACCCCTGGTGCAGGAGCCGTTCAACAAGCCTGAAACTGAGGAAGCGACCCTCCGGATCGAGCCGTCGCGAGCGGGGCAGGTGGAAAACGGGATTATCTCGCTGCAAGAATTTAGCGTAGAGTCGCTGCAAGTGGTGGCCGATGTGCTGGCTAAGAGCGTGGTGCTGGCACACTACGAACTGAGCACAGCCAGCGTCTTTGACCAAATCGAACCCTTTGCGGCGGGACTACAGCGCACCACCAAAAATGAGCGCTGGGGCAAAGAACTCCTGCGGCAGCTAGGACGGACGTTATCCATTCAGCATAAGATTGTGGGTCGGGTCGAAATTATCGACAAGCCCGACCTGCTTTGGGAAGCACCCGAACTGGAGCGACTCTACGCCCGCTTAGAAAATGAGTATGAAATCCGCGATCGCCACCAGGCTCTAGAACGCAAGCTAGGACTGATTTCCAGTACAGCAGAAACAGTATTAGATCTGCTCCAGCACAACAGCGGCCTGCGCGTAGAGTGGTACGTTGTTGTGCTGATCGTAGTAGAAATCTTGCTATCGTTCTACGATATCTTT